In Verrucomicrobiia bacterium, a genomic segment contains:
- a CDS encoding AAA family ATPase translates to MPAKIIAVANQKGGVGKTTTSVNLSACLAASGKRVLLVDIDPQANATSGLGFEKIEGASLYRPVLGEGTLEEKIQQTAFENLDLIPSEVDLCGVDIELARMDGHLLRLKSIAEAIRASDRYQAIILDCPPSLGIMTLNAFSAADYLLVPLQCEYYALEGISMITRLHNQLRDGGINPNLELLGVVMTMFDGRTNLSNQVVTEVRQHFGDKVFDTVIPRATRLAEAPSFGKPIIHYDKYSAGAAAYEVLSEEVAKRLGI, encoded by the coding sequence GTGCCTGCAAAGATCATAGCTGTGGCCAATCAGAAGGGCGGCGTCGGCAAGACCACGACGTCCGTCAATCTCTCCGCCTGCCTTGCCGCCAGTGGTAAGCGCGTATTGCTCGTAGATATCGACCCCCAAGCTAATGCCACTAGCGGCCTCGGCTTTGAAAAGATCGAAGGCGCCAGCCTCTATCGCCCCGTCCTTGGCGAAGGCACGTTGGAAGAAAAGATCCAGCAGACTGCTTTCGAGAATCTCGACCTGATCCCCAGCGAAGTGGATCTCTGTGGCGTGGATATCGAACTCGCCCGTATGGATGGTCACCTGCTGCGCCTTAAATCCATCGCCGAAGCCATCCGCGCCAGTGACCGCTATCAGGCCATCATCCTCGATTGCCCGCCTTCCTTGGGCATCATGACCCTGAACGCTTTCTCTGCAGCCGATTACCTGCTCGTGCCGCTCCAATGCGAATACTACGCGCTCGAGGGCATCTCGATGATCACTCGCCTGCACAACCAGTTGCGCGATGGCGGCATCAATCCTAACCTCGAACTGCTCGGCGTCGTCATGACCATGTTCGATGGTCGCACGAATCTTTCCAATCAAGTGGTCACAGAAGTGCGCCAGCATTTCGGTGACAAAGTTTTCGACACCGTCATACCTCGCGCCACCCGTCTGGCGGAAGCCCCCAGCTTCGGCAAGCCGATCATCCACTATGACAAATATAGTGCCGGTGCCGCCGCCTATGAGGTTTTGTCCGAGGAAGTCGCCAAACGGCTTGGCATTTAA
- a CDS encoding PVC-type heme-binding CxxCH protein, producing MHLRFLLVLALAVFTGNSLCAAAPVPLFDGKTFNGWEGETNKVWRVQDGTIVGGTLNGNPQNEFLTTKKTYRNFNLTLEYKLVGTEGFVNGGVQFRSKRIPAPPNEMSGYQADIGATHTGSLYDESRRKKMLYVADKELILKLEKTNDWNTYQIIAEGQRVRILLNGRQTADYTERESGIEQDGVIALQIHGNCKAEIAFRNINIETLPDALVPSEPEILGRFGEGQPGAPMPGWTNGKFELGTNETIVFIGQENFVREQKAAELESLLAAGFNTKAPRFRFMSWEGDTVYEQWRDLNFGSWAAQLNAAGATTVIVQYGQMESLDGTNRLTEFTIAYHRLLDQFNARTKRLVLVSPMPFEKPLASHAPDISLRNADVNAYAAAIQAIAKQRGAVYVDLNTALSKRPNKAERLTEDGIHLTPDGLRIVAQVMAAELGSLTGRQSVPPSLREAIIEKNQLWFDVWRPANWSFVYGDRVSQMFGKAGGNSPSLRETFERYRPLIANADSRIHALARGEKAPPLVVPKPAAPAEIPVLSADAQKATFTVADGYEVNLFASEIEGIAKPTQFTWDERGRLYVACSPTYPQTYAAAKPADYIVVLEDTDGDGKADKSWRFAEGLTMIQGLETGPGGLYVCDFDQILFLKDTNNDGKADERKVLFSGFGIGDTHQLVNSISHGPDGTLWFTQGLHAFSRVETPWGLTKLDKAGVWRFHPKRLQLQGFFNGGKAGHNCWGVAFDDFNQLFHKTGDRPVGYWSVPGLTKNAAPDEYHGVGNLFDTSPKTTSLDIIGTKALPEDIQGCAVIGGYFGSVVELHRFEDSGSGFKTTQLPKLMKSSDTSFRPVDVSVGPDGAIYLADWFNPVIGHYQASYADPRRDKTHGRIWRITAKGRPTVKQPNLAAMKAEELVAQLASPERWTRYQAKRLLFYTPTAETLRAVDNWVAKLTPATPGYERLLLEAIGIYEAHETTQRELLGKLLAAKDPRVRAYGTRVIGNWATKLPNAEALLNDRIRDENARVRLEAVVAASYVTNAAAAEIITKALDTPRDRFLDYALAQSARSLKPVWEPALAANQLKLDAPHREYLLKLSTAVAAPSPGRIIYEMACLPCHQPDGKGLAGVYPSLVSSDWLKGDTSRLIKVVLHGLEGPITLNGQPFVMQNPIPMPSMAGLEDQQIADVLTYIRTEFNQSQQAVTAAEVKAVRAATTGRETPWKAEELK from the coding sequence ATGCATCTGCGTTTCCTCCTTGTCCTGGCGCTCGCCGTTTTTACCGGCAATTCGCTTTGTGCCGCTGCGCCTGTTCCCTTGTTCGATGGCAAGACCTTCAACGGCTGGGAAGGCGAAACGAACAAGGTCTGGCGTGTGCAGGATGGCACCATCGTGGGTGGTACACTGAATGGCAACCCGCAGAACGAGTTCTTAACCACGAAGAAAACTTACCGCAATTTCAACCTCACGCTGGAATACAAGTTGGTCGGCACCGAAGGTTTCGTGAATGGCGGCGTCCAGTTCCGCAGCAAACGTATCCCTGCTCCACCGAATGAGATGTCCGGTTACCAAGCCGACATCGGTGCCACCCATACCGGCTCTCTCTACGATGAGTCTCGCCGCAAAAAGATGCTCTATGTGGCGGATAAAGAGCTGATTTTAAAACTGGAAAAGACTAACGATTGGAACACCTATCAGATCATCGCCGAAGGCCAACGTGTCCGCATACTGCTCAATGGGCGACAAACCGCAGATTACACCGAACGCGAGTCCGGCATCGAGCAAGATGGCGTCATTGCCCTGCAAATCCACGGTAACTGCAAAGCGGAGATTGCCTTCCGTAATATCAACATTGAAACCCTCCCCGACGCGCTTGTTCCGTCCGAGCCCGAAATTCTTGGCCGTTTTGGTGAAGGTCAGCCCGGCGCACCAATGCCCGGGTGGACCAATGGCAAGTTCGAACTCGGCACCAACGAAACCATCGTTTTCATCGGACAGGAAAATTTCGTCCGAGAGCAGAAAGCTGCCGAGTTGGAATCCCTGCTCGCTGCTGGTTTCAACACCAAGGCTCCTCGCTTTCGTTTCATGTCTTGGGAGGGCGACACCGTTTACGAACAGTGGCGTGACCTAAACTTCGGCTCATGGGCCGCCCAACTCAATGCCGCCGGAGCCACCACCGTGATTGTGCAGTATGGGCAGATGGAATCACTCGATGGCACCAATCGCCTGACCGAATTCACCATCGCCTACCACCGCCTGCTCGACCAGTTCAACGCGCGTACCAAGCGCCTTGTCCTCGTCTCGCCCATGCCATTCGAGAAGCCCCTTGCTTCGCATGCACCTGATATCTCTCTGCGTAATGCTGACGTGAATGCATACGCCGCCGCCATCCAAGCCATCGCCAAGCAACGCGGCGCAGTTTATGTAGATCTCAACACTGCTCTATCTAAGCGTCCTAATAAAGCTGAGCGCCTGACTGAGGACGGCATTCATCTCACTCCCGACGGTCTGAGAATTGTCGCACAAGTGATGGCGGCGGAACTCGGCTCCTTGACCGGACGGCAAAGCGTTCCACCAAGCCTGCGCGAAGCCATCATCGAGAAGAACCAGCTTTGGTTCGATGTCTGGCGTCCAGCCAACTGGTCCTTTGTATATGGCGATCGCGTTTCGCAGATGTTCGGCAAAGCGGGCGGCAACTCGCCTTCTCTGCGCGAAACCTTTGAGCGCTATCGCCCACTCATCGCCAATGCTGACAGCCGTATACACGCTTTAGCTCGTGGCGAAAAAGCTCCTCCTCTAGTTGTTCCCAAACCTGCTGCACCTGCTGAGATCCCCGTCCTCTCCGCTGACGCACAGAAAGCCACATTCACGGTGGCTGATGGTTATGAGGTGAATTTGTTCGCTTCCGAAATTGAAGGCATTGCCAAGCCCACACAGTTCACCTGGGATGAACGTGGTCGCCTCTACGTCGCTTGCTCACCGACGTACCCGCAAACGTATGCCGCTGCCAAGCCCGCTGACTACATCGTCGTGTTGGAGGACACCGATGGCGATGGCAAGGCCGACAAGTCATGGCGCTTCGCTGAAGGCCTTACGATGATTCAAGGTTTGGAAACTGGCCCCGGTGGCCTCTACGTCTGCGACTTTGATCAAATCCTTTTCCTGAAGGATACCAATAACGACGGCAAAGCCGATGAGCGTAAAGTGCTCTTCTCTGGCTTCGGCATTGGGGATACACATCAGCTGGTGAACTCCATTAGTCACGGTCCCGATGGCACGCTCTGGTTCACGCAAGGTTTGCACGCCTTCTCACGCGTAGAGACGCCGTGGGGCCTCACCAAGCTCGATAAAGCCGGTGTTTGGCGCTTCCATCCGAAACGTCTGCAACTGCAAGGCTTCTTCAACGGCGGCAAAGCCGGTCACAACTGCTGGGGTGTTGCCTTTGATGATTTCAATCAGCTCTTCCACAAAACCGGCGATCGTCCGGTTGGCTACTGGTCCGTGCCTGGTCTTACAAAGAATGCAGCGCCGGACGAGTATCATGGTGTGGGTAATCTTTTTGATACATCACCCAAGACGACCTCGCTCGACATCATCGGCACGAAGGCATTGCCGGAAGACATCCAAGGCTGCGCAGTCATCGGCGGCTACTTTGGTAGCGTCGTGGAATTGCATCGCTTTGAGGACAGTGGCTCGGGATTTAAAACCACTCAGTTGCCCAAGCTGATGAAGTCATCGGACACTTCATTCCGCCCTGTTGATGTGAGTGTTGGTCCAGATGGCGCCATCTATCTTGCAGATTGGTTCAATCCTGTTATCGGCCATTATCAAGCCAGCTATGCTGATCCTCGTCGTGATAAAACGCATGGCCGTATCTGGCGCATCACTGCTAAGGGACGCCCGACAGTGAAACAACCAAACCTCGCCGCGATGAAGGCTGAGGAACTCGTGGCGCAACTCGCTTCTCCCGAACGCTGGACTCGTTATCAAGCCAAGCGATTGCTCTTCTACACACCCACCGCTGAAACACTTCGCGCAGTTGATAACTGGGTTGCCAAACTTACTCCTGCTACTCCCGGTTATGAACGTTTGCTGCTCGAAGCCATCGGCATCTACGAGGCTCATGAAACGACGCAACGCGAACTGCTCGGTAAACTTCTCGCCGCCAAAGACCCGCGCGTGCGCGCCTATGGCACACGCGTGATTGGCAATTGGGCCACGAAATTACCCAATGCTGAAGCTCTGTTGAACGACCGCATCCGTGACGAAAATGCACGTGTTCGCCTAGAAGCAGTTGTTGCCGCCAGCTACGTCACCAATGCCGCAGCCGCAGAGATCATCACCAAGGCTCTCGATACACCACGCGATCGCTTCTTGGATTACGCCTTGGCCCAAAGCGCTCGCTCGCTCAAACCCGTTTGGGAACCTGCTCTTGCCGCCAATCAGCTCAAACTGGATGCGCCGCATCGTGAGTATCTATTAAAACTCTCCACTGCTGTTGCTGCGCCTTCGCCGGGTCGCATCATTTATGAGATGGCCTGCCTGCCCTGCCATCAACCGGATGGCAAAGGTTTGGCCGGTGTCTATCCATCCCTTGTCAGCAGCGATTGGCTGAAGGGCGATACATCCCGACTTATCAAAGTGGTGCTGCACGGCCTCGAAGGACCGATCACGCTGAATGGCCAGCCGTTCGTGATGCAGAATCCGATCCCTATGCCTTCCATGGCCGGCCTCGAAGATCAGCAGATTGCAGACGTATTGACCTACATCCGTACGGAGTTCAATCAATCGCAGCAGGCAGTCACTGCTGCTGAAGTCAAAGCCGTTCGCGCTGCCACCACAGGTCGTGAAACACCTTGGAAGGCGGAAGAGCTCAAATAA
- a CDS encoding AraC family transcriptional regulator, translating into MSKRQKLLKPDFVSNQVTDAQRYFLDLNPSRTAKLVAVCGGRERCLPDYVVQREDFRFHCVEFVAEGEGMVWLDGREFELKPGTAFHYAPGIKHRITTSTAQPMLKYYVDFAGTMAKKQIELGALGQKRPVMVADVPEVLELFELLQRNGIGGRKHAHEVCAALVEALLYRLAESALPSGDADTRALNTFQKLKRHLEENFLAIRKLTEATDSVHVNEAYACRLFQRFHYCSPYQYLMRLKMNHAANQLLEGNRLVKEVAEELGFSDPYNFSRAFKTVYGLSPEKFLRQSRG; encoded by the coding sequence ATGAGCAAACGGCAGAAGCTGTTGAAGCCAGATTTTGTTTCCAATCAGGTAACAGACGCCCAGCGGTATTTCTTGGACCTGAATCCGAGCAGGACGGCGAAGCTGGTGGCGGTGTGTGGCGGGAGAGAACGGTGTCTGCCGGATTATGTAGTGCAGCGGGAGGATTTCCGATTTCACTGTGTGGAGTTTGTCGCGGAGGGAGAGGGGATGGTTTGGTTGGATGGGAGAGAGTTTGAACTTAAGCCGGGGACGGCTTTTCATTACGCACCGGGGATCAAACATCGCATCACCACCTCAACGGCACAGCCGATGCTGAAGTATTATGTCGATTTCGCGGGGACGATGGCGAAGAAGCAGATCGAGCTGGGAGCGCTTGGACAAAAGCGGCCAGTCATGGTGGCAGATGTGCCGGAAGTGTTAGAATTGTTTGAACTGCTGCAACGAAACGGAATCGGCGGGCGCAAGCATGCACATGAGGTTTGTGCGGCTTTGGTGGAGGCGTTGCTTTATCGTCTGGCAGAATCGGCTTTGCCTTCGGGTGATGCGGATACGAGGGCGTTGAACACATTCCAGAAACTTAAGCGGCATCTGGAGGAGAACTTTCTTGCGATTCGAAAGCTGACTGAGGCGACAGATTCGGTGCATGTGAATGAGGCGTATGCATGCCGGTTGTTTCAGAGGTTTCATTATTGCAGTCCGTATCAGTATTTGATGCGGCTGAAGATGAATCATGCGGCGAATCAGTTGCTGGAAGGAAATCGATTGGTGAAGGAGGTGGCGGAGGAATTAGGATTTTCGGATCCGTATAATTTTTCGCGGGCGTTTAAGACGGTGTATGGTTTGTCGCCGGAGAAGTTTTTGAGGCAGAGCAGGGGGTGA
- a CDS encoding aldo/keto reductase has product MQTRTLGKTGLNLPILSFGASSLGQEFRSVSMDEALKSVRVALDCGLNFIDTSPFYGRGMSEVLLGVALRGVPRDSYTLCTKLGRYDLQHFDFSAKRVAESVDVSLHRLGTDHLDIILCHDIEFVEMQQIVDETIPALRKIQQQGKVKHIGFSGYPQKIFKFICDQTDVDCALSYNQYTLQNTRFADESIPYLKAKGVGIMNAGPFSARLLTNAPLPKWLKEPEEVKAAARKAAEVCAQKGSDIAKLALQFSLANPDITTTVAGSANPENIRNWAKWAAEPIDEELLAEVLKIFAPVKNIGHTEGLLKNN; this is encoded by the coding sequence ATGCAAACACGCACCCTTGGTAAAACCGGCCTGAACCTTCCCATCCTCAGCTTCGGTGCTTCTTCGCTCGGTCAGGAGTTCCGGAGCGTCTCCATGGATGAAGCGCTTAAATCCGTGCGCGTGGCCTTGGACTGCGGACTGAACTTCATCGACACATCTCCCTTCTACGGTCGCGGCATGAGCGAGGTGTTGCTCGGCGTCGCCTTGCGTGGCGTCCCTCGCGATAGCTACACCCTTTGCACCAAACTGGGTCGTTACGATCTCCAGCACTTCGATTTCAGTGCCAAACGCGTTGCTGAAAGCGTCGACGTCTCCCTCCATCGTCTCGGCACCGACCACCTTGACATCATCCTGTGCCATGACATCGAGTTCGTAGAGATGCAACAAATCGTCGATGAAACCATCCCCGCGCTCCGCAAGATCCAGCAACAAGGCAAGGTGAAGCACATCGGCTTCAGCGGCTATCCGCAAAAGATTTTCAAATTCATCTGCGATCAAACTGATGTGGATTGCGCTCTCAGCTACAATCAATACACCCTTCAAAACACCCGCTTCGCCGATGAATCCATTCCTTATCTGAAAGCTAAAGGCGTGGGTATCATGAACGCCGGTCCTTTTAGCGCTCGCTTGCTGACGAATGCACCGCTGCCCAAATGGCTCAAAGAACCCGAAGAAGTGAAAGCCGCCGCCCGAAAAGCTGCTGAGGTCTGCGCCCAGAAAGGCTCTGACATCGCCAAGCTCGCCTTGCAATTCTCTCTGGCCAATCCCGATATCACCACCACCGTCGCCGGCAGTGCCAACCCCGAGAACATCCGCAACTGGGCGAAGTGGGCTGCTGAACCCATTGACGAGGAATTGCTCGCCGAAGTATTGAAGATTTTTGCTCCCGTCAAAAATATCGGCCACACAGAAGGCTTGCTGAAAAACAACTAG
- a CDS encoding PQQ-binding-like beta-propeller repeat protein has protein sequence MKHTNPFQSWTLGLASLLTCATLVQAADWPQYRGPSADGISTEKLVSKTWPANGPKVLWKRPLTDGFSSFAVSGGKAFTIVGKNEGGVIQETVAALDVNTGNALWAVPIGIAKYGHDGGNAGTADNKGGDGPRTTPTVDGKNVYALSADLVLVCFDADKGTKKWQRDIMKEHAGVNITWKNAASPVIDGDLIFVAGGGPGQALLAFNKNDGKTVWKTQDDKMTHSTPVVRDIHGVRQVIFFTQKGLVSCDVKNGSVLWRWDYKFNVSTAISPVVSGDIVYVSAGYGVGAGACKVSKNGSAFSAAELWRKNNELPNHWSTPVLKDGYLYGMFQFKEYGTGPLKCVELATGKEMWSKAGFGPGNVLLVDGHLLVLGDAGQLVLVEASPKAYTEVANAKVISGKCWSTPALADGKVYLRSTKEGVCVDIGSKVASAK, from the coding sequence ATGAAACACACCAATCCATTCCAATCTTGGACGCTCGGGCTGGCTTCATTGCTGACCTGCGCGACACTCGTTCAGGCAGCCGACTGGCCTCAATACCGCGGCCCCAGTGCTGATGGCATCTCCACCGAGAAGCTCGTGAGCAAGACGTGGCCTGCCAATGGTCCCAAGGTTTTGTGGAAGCGTCCTTTGACGGATGGTTTCAGTTCTTTCGCTGTCTCCGGCGGAAAAGCATTCACCATCGTCGGCAAGAATGAAGGTGGTGTGATTCAGGAAACCGTTGCCGCATTGGATGTGAACACTGGCAATGCGCTGTGGGCTGTCCCCATCGGCATCGCCAAGTATGGTCATGATGGCGGCAACGCTGGCACCGCTGATAACAAAGGCGGAGACGGCCCTCGCACCACCCCCACGGTGGACGGCAAAAACGTTTACGCTCTCTCTGCCGATCTTGTACTCGTCTGCTTCGATGCCGATAAAGGCACCAAGAAGTGGCAGCGCGACATCATGAAGGAGCATGCCGGTGTCAATATCACTTGGAAGAATGCAGCGTCTCCCGTGATCGATGGTGATTTGATCTTTGTAGCCGGTGGTGGCCCGGGACAAGCGCTCCTCGCCTTCAACAAGAACGACGGCAAAACCGTCTGGAAGACTCAGGACGACAAGATGACGCACTCGACTCCCGTCGTACGTGACATCCATGGTGTCCGCCAGGTGATTTTCTTCACCCAGAAGGGCTTGGTTTCCTGCGATGTTAAAAACGGTTCCGTGCTTTGGCGCTGGGATTATAAATTCAACGTCTCCACGGCCATTTCGCCCGTTGTTTCCGGAGACATCGTTTACGTGTCAGCCGGTTACGGCGTGGGTGCTGGTGCTTGCAAAGTCAGCAAGAACGGTTCCGCATTCAGCGCCGCTGAACTCTGGCGCAAGAACAACGAACTGCCGAACCATTGGAGTACGCCTGTTCTGAAGGACGGCTACCTCTACGGCATGTTCCAGTTCAAAGAATACGGCACCGGCCCGCTCAAGTGCGTGGAACTCGCCACTGGCAAAGAGATGTGGAGCAAGGCCGGTTTCGGCCCCGGTAACGTTCTGCTCGTTGATGGACATCTCTTGGTCTTGGGTGACGCTGGTCAACTCGTCCTCGTCGAAGCCTCTCCGAAAGCTTACACCGAAGTGGCGAATGCCAAAGTGATCTCTGGCAAATGCTGGAGCACCCCTGCTCTGGCAGACGGCAAAGTCTACCTGCGCAGCACCAAAGAAGGCGTCTGCGTAGACATCGGCAGTAAAGTCGCCTCCGCGAAGTAA